Sequence from the Nocardiopsis sp. YSL2 genome:
TGACGCGGTGCCGCGCCCCACCCGGGGCGCGGCGCTCACGTGTGCGGGGGCGCCGTGCCGGGGCGGGCATCGGATCAGAGGCGGGCGAGGGGCGGGCGTGCCGGCGGGGAACTGGAGTGCTCTCCAAGGAATCCGGCCGATCCTTGGGAAGCCGTACATGGGCAGGGGTCCGTTCCGTGACCACACTGGCCAGGAGGTCACCGGCGTGTAGCCGGTCCCAGCGCCGGTCGAACCGTCGGTGCGCGCCCACCGGCCCTCCCGGGCCACCCGACAACGTACGGAGCCCCCATGTTCACCTTCGCCGGCGACGACGGCCTGACGGTCCACGTGCACGCCTGGGTCCCGGACGGCCCCCTGCGCGGTGTCGTCCAGATCTCGCACGGCATGGGCGAGCACGCCCTGCGCTACGCCCCGCTCGCAGCCGACCTCAACGCGCGGGGATACGCCGTGTACGCCAACGATCACCGCGGCCACGGCGCGACCATGCACGCGGGCCCCGGCGTCCTGGGCGAGGACGGCTGGAACCTGCTGGTGGCCGACGTCGCCGCGCTCTCGCGCCTGCTGCGCGAGCGCCACACCGGACTGCCCCTCGTCCTCCTCGGCCACAGCCTGGGCTCGTTCGCCGCCCAGCAGTACCTGCTCGACCACCCCGACCTGGCCGACGGCGTGGCGCTGAGCGGCACCACCGCCGTGGACCTGCTCCTGGTGGACCTGGCCCGGCAGGGCACCGACCCGCTGACCGCGCTGAACGCCCCGTTCCAGCCGGCGCGGACTCCGGCGGACTGGCTCAGCCGCGACGAGGCCCAGGTGGACGCCTACATCGCCGACCCGCTGTGCGGCTTCGCCCTGGACGCGGAGGGTATGGACGGGCTCACCGCGGCCGCGATGGGGCGCCTGGCCAACCCCTTCGGGGTTTCCCGGAACACCCCTGTCTACGTCCTTGTCGGCGACCGCGACCCCCTCAACCAGGGACTGGCGTTCACCGACCGGCTCGTCGAGCGCTACCGCGAGGCCGGCGTCGACGACCTGGTCTACCGGATCTACGACGGCGCGCGCCACGAACTGTTCAACGAGACCGGCCGCGACCGCGACCTCGTCGTCGCCGACCTGCTGGACTGGATCCAGCGGGTCACGGGGCGCCGACTCGACCAGCACAGCGCCCGGTAGGGGGTCCGCTTCGTGCCGACCCGCCAGGAGCCCCAGGTCATCCCCGTAGAGTGAGCCGGAACACCTGGAGTCGATGGCGACGGCGCACGGACGGCGGCGAGCGGTGGGGCGGATGTGATGGAACCGGATCTGCGGAGGATCGTCGAGGCGCTCGAACCGTCCATGGAGCAGATCACGCTCGAGGCGGTCGACCGCATCTGGGAGCAGGTCCCCGCCTACGGTGCCAGCGCCGACCCCCGCCTGCGCGCGGACCTCACCGAGCATGTCGGGATGGTGTTCCACGCGCTGGTCACCAGCGTCAAGGAGCAACGCGCCGTCCAGCCCCGCGACTTCCCCGTGACCGCGGAGCACGCGCGCAGGAGGGTGCGCCAGGGCGTGGCGCTCCCGGACTTCCTCCAGGCCTTCCGGATCGGCCAGCTCACTCTGTGGGAGGGCGTCAGAGCGGCGGCGCGCCGGGACCCCGGTTCGCGGGACGCGGCGATGGCACTGGTCGGGCGGGTCATGCACCTCATCGAGGTGGGCAGCTCGGTGGCGGCCGAGGCCTACCTCGACGCCCAGCAGCACGAGGTGGCCGAACTCGACCGGCTGCGCCGTGACCTGTTCGAGGACCTCCTGGCGGGCCATGAGATCCCGCCGGGCCCCAAGAGGTCGCTGCTGTCCTCGGCGGGACTGGACCCGGGCGTGGGCCTGGTCGTGGCGACCGCGCTGCCGGTCGCCCCGCTGCCCGACCAGCACACCCTGCCGGATGTCGCCGCCGCCCTGCGCGGTGCCTTCGCCCAGCGCGCCCCCGGGCTCACGGTCGTCCGCCAGCAGGAGGTGACCGCCCTGGCCCAGGCGGACGCTCCAGCCGCCGGGGCGGTCGTCGAACGGCTGCGCCGCGCACTGGACGAACTGGTGCGTGCCGGTGTCCACCTGGCCGTGGGCGTGAGCGCCGTCCACGCGGACGTGGCCGCGGTGCCGGAGGCCTACGCCGAGGCGTGCACGGCCAGGGACGGTCTGGGCGGTGCGGCGGGGCTCGTGCCGCTGCCCCTGATGTCGACCTTCGACTTCCTCGTGCTCCGCGACGACGCCACGGCCCGGCGGCTCGTCCGCCCGGAGCTGCGCAG
This genomic interval carries:
- a CDS encoding alpha/beta fold hydrolase; protein product: MFTFAGDDGLTVHVHAWVPDGPLRGVVQISHGMGEHALRYAPLAADLNARGYAVYANDHRGHGATMHAGPGVLGEDGWNLLVADVAALSRLLRERHTGLPLVLLGHSLGSFAAQQYLLDHPDLADGVALSGTTAVDLLLVDLARQGTDPLTALNAPFQPARTPADWLSRDEAQVDAYIADPLCGFALDAEGMDGLTAAAMGRLANPFGVSRNTPVYVLVGDRDPLNQGLAFTDRLVERYREAGVDDLVYRIYDGARHELFNETGRDRDLVVADLLDWIQRVTGRRLDQHSAR
- a CDS encoding CdaR family transcriptional regulator; the encoded protein is MEPDLRRIVEALEPSMEQITLEAVDRIWEQVPAYGASADPRLRADLTEHVGMVFHALVTSVKEQRAVQPRDFPVTAEHARRRVRQGVALPDFLQAFRIGQLTLWEGVRAAARRDPGSRDAAMALVGRVMHLIEVGSSVAAEAYLDAQQHEVAELDRLRRDLFEDLLAGHEIPPGPKRSLLSSAGLDPGVGLVVATALPVAPLPDQHTLPDVAAALRGAFAQRAPGLTVVRQQEVTALAQADAPAAGAVVERLRRALDELVRAGVHLAVGVSAVHADVAAVPEAYAEACTARDGLGGAAGLVPLPLMSTFDFLVLRDDATARRLVRPELRRFVEEDLSRGGALVETVLSYAAHDLRARAMAQAMHLHVNTAYYRLDRIAERTGCDLRAFADLLELVIAIRLLSDRHRVARAPHGQDGEADAGGA